The Arachis hypogaea cultivar Tifrunner chromosome 16, arahy.Tifrunner.gnm2.J5K5, whole genome shotgun sequence genome contains a region encoding:
- the LOC112758134 gene encoding bet1-like SNARE 1-1: protein MNPRRDNRNNRVALFDGIEEGGIRAQSLYSSSHEIDEHDNEQAMDGLQDRVNLLKRLSGDIHEEVDSHNRMLDRMGNDMDSSRGILSGTMDKFKMVFETKSSRRMFTLVASFVVLFLIVYYLTR from the exons ATGAATCCTCGACG AGACAATCGGAACAACAGAGTTGCGCTTTTTGATGGCATTGAGGAGGGGGGCATCAGAGCTCAATCTCTCTACTCTTCTTCCCATGAAATTGATGAGCATGATAATGAGCAAGCAATGGATGGATTGCAAGATAGAGTCAATCTCCTGAAAAGG TTATCAGGCGATATACACGAGGAGGTGGATAGTCATAATCGCATGCTGGATCGTATG GGGAATGATATGGATTCATCAAGGGGAATCCTTTCAGGCACTATGGACAAATTTAAAATG GTATTCGAGACAAAATCCAGCAGGAGAATGTTTACACTTGTAGCATCATTTGTTGTGCTTTTTCTTATAGTGTATTACCTAACTAGGTAA
- the LOC112756423 gene encoding uncharacterized protein — protein MEEEDTDPSPPETAGRSYECVFCKRGFTTAQALGGHMNIHRKDKANNRTKPTTTFLIPSSLISSSSTQLHNSDHHLGFYYFSSSTSRRNTYEVHSDCSSSNQGYFPPPKERNLSSCNNNNNNNPSSSSCVAQVKDKVQDNSDEGGGLDLELRLGHHHP, from the coding sequence atggaagaagaggaTACGGATCCATCGCCCCCGGAAACTGCTGGCAGATCGTACGAGTGTGTCTTCTGCAAGAGAGGCTTCACAACTGCACAAGCCTTAGGTGGACACATGAACATTCATAGAAAGGACAAGGCCAATAACAGAACTAAACCTACTACTACTTTtcttattccttcttctttgataagttcttCTTCAACTCAACTTCATAATTCCGATCATCATCTCGGCTTCTATTACTTTTCATCATCAACTTCCAGACGGAATACCTATGAGGTTCATTCtgattgttcttcttccaatcaAGGTTATTTTCCTCCACCAAAGGAGAGAAACTTGAGTtcttgcaataataataataataataatccatcATCGTCATCATGTGTTGCTCAAGTTAAAGACAAGGTACAAGATAACAGTGATGAAGGTGGCGGCCTTGATTTAGAGCTCAGACTTGGTCATCATCatccttaa